From the genome of Pseudanabaena sp. FACHB-2040, one region includes:
- the rppA gene encoding two-component system response regulator RppA, translating to MRILLVEDDPKQLMPLKTVLTQAGHGVDGVKDGETAQKLLIDKDYDLLIVDWMLPRLSGLNLCSQYRAAGKSAPILMITAKDTSADKVSGLDAGADDYLVKPIDIPEFMARVRALRRRSPLWQGDMLCLEDLQLHLDTLIAERQGAAVSLSGREFQLLEYFMRHPRQVLTRNQIEQAVWEWGAEPESNAMTVLVRKLRRRLQVVGAADWIETIYSMGYRLSPPEIS from the coding sequence ATGAGAATCTTGCTTGTCGAAGACGATCCTAAACAGCTGATGCCCCTAAAAACAGTGTTGACCCAAGCAGGGCATGGTGTAGACGGTGTGAAAGACGGGGAAACCGCTCAGAAGCTGCTGATAGACAAAGATTATGACCTGCTGATTGTAGATTGGATGCTGCCTCGCTTGAGCGGGCTGAACCTGTGCAGCCAGTACCGGGCCGCTGGAAAATCAGCGCCCATCCTGATGATTACAGCCAAAGACACCTCTGCCGACAAAGTATCGGGGCTCGATGCAGGGGCCGACGATTATCTAGTTAAGCCCATCGATATTCCAGAATTTATGGCGCGGGTGAGGGCACTGCGGCGGCGATCCCCGCTGTGGCAAGGCGATATGCTTTGCTTAGAAGACCTACAGCTGCACCTCGATACGCTGATTGCAGAACGCCAGGGCGCAGCGGTTTCGCTCTCGGGTCGAGAGTTTCAGCTGTTGGAGTATTTCATGCGCCACCCCCGGCAGGTGCTAACGCGTAACCAGATTGAGCAGGCCGTTTGGGAGTGGGGCGCAGAGCCAGAAAGCAACGCCATGACGGTGCTTGTGCGCAAGCTGCGCCGCCGACTGCAGGTCGTGGGAGCCGCCGACTGGATCGAAACCATTTACAGTATGGGATATCGGCTCAGCCCCCCAGAGATCTCCTAA